A genomic window from Streptomyces sp. NBC_00234 includes:
- the gcl gene encoding glyoxylate carboligase, with translation MSRMTAARAAVEILKREGVSHAFGVPGAAINPFYAALKASGGVHHTLARHVEGASHMAEGYTRATAGNIGVCIGTSGPAGTDMITGLYSAIADSVPILCITGQAPTAVLHKEDFQAVDIASIAKPVTKAATTVLEAAQVPGVFQQAFQLMRSGRPGPVLIDLPIDVQLTEIEFDPELYEPLPVNRPAATRKQIERAIEMLNASERPLLVAGGGIINADASELLVEFAELTGVPVVPTLMGWGIIADDHELNAGMVGLQTSHRYGNANFLESDFVLGIGNRWANRHTGKLDVYTKGRTFVHVDIEPTQLGKIFAPDLGIASDAKAALELFVEVARELKAAGTLKDRSAWAASTQERKATLQRRTHFDNVPLKPQRVYEEMNRAFGPETRYVTTIGLSQIAGAQMLHVFKPRHWINCGQAGPLGWTLPAALGVATADPDGQVVALSGDYDFQFMLEELAVGAQHNIPYVHVLVNNSYLGLIRQAQRNFDIDFQVNLEFENINSPELGVYGVDHVKVVEGLGCKAIRVTEPDQLLPAFEEAKKLAAEYRVPVVVEAILERVTNIAMSGTDIASVNEFEDVATEPGHAPTAIRALKVS, from the coding sequence ATGAGTCGTATGACCGCTGCCCGAGCGGCAGTTGAGATCCTCAAGCGCGAAGGCGTCTCGCACGCGTTCGGCGTGCCGGGTGCGGCGATCAACCCGTTCTACGCGGCCCTCAAGGCATCCGGCGGGGTGCACCACACCCTCGCCCGGCACGTCGAGGGTGCCTCCCACATGGCAGAGGGCTACACCCGCGCCACCGCGGGGAACATCGGCGTCTGCATCGGTACGTCGGGGCCCGCGGGCACCGACATGATCACCGGTCTGTACTCCGCGATCGCCGACTCCGTCCCGATCCTCTGCATCACCGGCCAGGCCCCGACCGCCGTGCTCCACAAGGAGGACTTCCAGGCCGTCGACATCGCCTCGATCGCCAAGCCGGTCACGAAGGCCGCGACGACCGTCCTGGAGGCCGCGCAGGTTCCCGGCGTCTTCCAGCAGGCGTTCCAGCTGATGCGCTCCGGCCGTCCGGGCCCCGTTCTCATCGACCTGCCGATCGACGTGCAGCTCACCGAGATCGAGTTCGACCCCGAGCTGTACGAGCCGCTGCCGGTCAACAGGCCCGCGGCCACCCGCAAGCAGATCGAGCGCGCGATCGAGATGCTGAACGCGTCCGAGCGTCCGCTGCTCGTCGCCGGCGGCGGCATCATCAACGCCGACGCGTCCGAACTCCTGGTGGAGTTCGCCGAGCTGACCGGCGTCCCGGTCGTCCCGACCCTGATGGGCTGGGGCATCATCGCCGACGACCACGAGCTCAACGCGGGCATGGTCGGCCTCCAGACCTCGCACCGCTACGGCAACGCGAACTTCCTGGAGTCCGACTTCGTCCTCGGCATCGGCAACCGCTGGGCCAACCGTCACACCGGCAAGCTGGACGTCTACACGAAGGGCCGTACGTTCGTCCACGTCGACATCGAGCCCACCCAGCTGGGCAAGATCTTCGCCCCGGACCTCGGCATCGCCTCCGACGCCAAGGCGGCGCTGGAGCTCTTCGTCGAGGTGGCGCGCGAGCTGAAGGCGGCCGGCACGCTGAAGGACCGCTCGGCCTGGGCCGCCTCCACCCAGGAGCGCAAGGCCACGCTGCAGCGCCGGACGCACTTCGACAACGTGCCGCTGAAGCCGCAGCGCGTCTACGAGGAGATGAACCGGGCGTTCGGACCCGAGACCCGGTACGTCACCACGATCGGCCTCTCGCAGATCGCGGGCGCGCAGATGCTGCACGTCTTCAAGCCCCGCCACTGGATCAACTGCGGCCAGGCCGGCCCGCTCGGCTGGACGCTCCCGGCCGCGCTGGGTGTCGCCACCGCGGACCCGGACGGCCAGGTCGTCGCGCTGTCGGGCGACTACGACTTCCAGTTCATGTTGGAGGAGCTGGCGGTGGGTGCGCAGCACAACATCCCGTACGTCCACGTCCTCGTGAACAACTCCTACCTGGGGCTGATCCGCCAGGCCCAGCGCAACTTCGACATCGACTTCCAGGTCAACCTGGAGTTCGAGAACATCAACTCGCCGGAGCTGGGCGTCTACGGTGTGGACCACGTCAAGGTCGTCGAGGGCCTGGGCTGCAAGGCGATCCGGGTCACGGAGCCCGACCAGCTGCTGCCCGCCTTCGAGGAGGCCAAGAAGCTGGCCGCCGAGTACCGGGTGCCGGTGGTGGTCGAGGCCATCCTGGAGCGCGTCACGAACATCGCGATGAGCGGTACGGACATCGCGTCGGTCAACGAGTTCGAGGACGTCGCGACGGAGCCGGGGCACGCGCCGACGGCGATCCGCGCGCTGAAGGTGTCCTGA